One uncultured Gellertiella sp. genomic window carries:
- a CDS encoding Rne/Rng family ribonuclease produces the protein MADKMLIDASHSEETRVVVVRGNRIEEFDFESQHKKQIRGNIYLAKVTRVEPSLQAAFVDYGGNRHGFLAFAEIHPDYYQIPLADRQALLRAEAEEHRRDEDIEQVETGTDLSDREPVIASEVQAAAAAVVDENAQAAIEETPAVEAKAEKPKKPRRSRAKPKKAAEDTVEPDVETAVSDLESDDSTPDSMAAMVDGDEISEDARRRNDDDDDDDNDHDGEQEIIESVGAEDAMEEVPDRVMRKPRKQYRIQEVIKRRQILLVQVAKEERGNKGAALTTYLSLAGRYSVLMPNTARGGGISRKITNPQDRKRLKEIAKGLEVPQGMGVILRTAGANRTKVEVKRDFEYLMRLWENVRTLTLNSTAPHLVYEEGSLIKRSIRDLYNKDISEVIVAGEDGYREAKDFMKMLMPSHAKVVQPYRDLHPIFSRSGIEAQLDRMLQPQVTLKSGGYIIINQTEALVAVDVNSGRSTREHSIEDTALQTNLEAAEEVARQLRLRDLAGLIVIDFIDMEEKRNNRSVEKRLKDCLKNDRARIQVGRISHFGLLEMSRQRIRASVLESTTQVCSHCGGTGHVRSQSSIALHVLRGVEEYLLKNTTHNITVRTTPEIALYLLNHKRATIVDYEKRFGLAIVIAADASVGGQHFAIDRGEAVENPVKIESLILPELEPEDDDPIVFDDEIEEEEEVVQKPKPAAAAAEPAAARSGDAARSDEQGNRKRKRRRRRRGGKGNGERNEDDSLNQDAEAGDNQSDDLDEDGDDADTNGAANGESASESEESQRRKRRRRGKRGGRRSREDGPENGTEAGDGPSDEDGDEAEAGDNTTSAEATEAAGETVAEQAPGSVAAVAEEPVKPARAKRSRKPKSTVEEPEAPASTAAELEADAGVSEPLAEPESPAGVAAESAETDEAKPARANRGTNVASSEPVVRSAASDKGEDGKPKKAGWWQRRGFF, from the coding sequence ATGGCAGACAAAATGCTTATTGATGCGTCTCACTCGGAAGAGACGCGCGTCGTTGTCGTTCGCGGGAACCGCATAGAAGAATTCGACTTCGAATCCCAGCACAAGAAACAGATCCGCGGCAATATCTACCTCGCCAAGGTGACCCGCGTGGAGCCTTCGCTGCAGGCGGCCTTCGTCGATTACGGCGGCAACCGGCACGGCTTCCTGGCCTTTGCCGAAATCCACCCCGACTATTACCAGATCCCGCTTGCCGACCGGCAGGCGCTGCTGCGGGCGGAAGCCGAAGAGCACCGCCGCGACGAGGATATCGAGCAGGTCGAAACCGGCACGGATCTTTCCGACCGGGAACCGGTGATTGCTTCCGAAGTTCAGGCTGCGGCGGCTGCCGTCGTCGATGAGAACGCACAGGCCGCCATCGAGGAAACGCCCGCCGTCGAGGCCAAAGCTGAAAAGCCGAAGAAGCCGCGCCGGTCGCGTGCCAAGCCGAAGAAGGCCGCAGAAGACACGGTCGAACCGGACGTCGAAACCGCCGTTTCCGATCTCGAAAGCGATGACAGCACGCCCGACAGCATGGCAGCCATGGTTGACGGCGACGAAATCTCGGAAGATGCGCGCCGTCGCAATGACGACGACGACGATGACGACAATGACCATGACGGCGAACAGGAAATCATCGAATCCGTTGGCGCCGAAGACGCGATGGAAGAAGTTCCCGATCGCGTCATGCGCAAGCCGCGCAAGCAGTATCGAATCCAGGAAGTCATCAAGCGCCGGCAGATCCTGCTGGTGCAAGTGGCCAAGGAAGAACGCGGCAACAAGGGTGCTGCGCTGACCACCTATCTGTCGCTGGCCGGCCGGTACTCCGTATTGATGCCGAACACCGCGCGTGGTGGCGGCATTTCGCGCAAGATCACCAATCCGCAGGACCGCAAGCGCCTGAAGGAAATCGCCAAGGGTCTCGAAGTGCCGCAGGGCATGGGCGTCATCCTGCGCACCGCCGGTGCCAACCGCACCAAGGTCGAGGTCAAGCGCGACTTCGAATACCTGATGCGTCTCTGGGAAAACGTCCGCACCCTGACGCTGAACTCGACGGCCCCGCACCTCGTCTACGAGGAAGGCAGCCTGATCAAGCGCTCGATCCGCGACCTCTACAACAAGGATATCAGCGAAGTCATTGTCGCTGGCGAAGACGGCTATCGTGAAGCGAAAGACTTCATGAAGATGCTGATGCCGAGCCATGCCAAGGTGGTGCAGCCCTATCGCGACCTGCATCCGATCTTCTCGCGCTCCGGCATCGAGGCGCAGCTCGACCGCATGCTGCAGCCGCAGGTGACGCTGAAGTCGGGTGGCTACATCATCATCAACCAGACGGAAGCGCTGGTTGCAGTCGACGTCAACTCCGGCCGTTCGACCCGCGAACACTCCATCGAGGACACCGCGCTCCAGACCAATCTGGAAGCCGCCGAAGAGGTGGCGCGCCAGCTGCGCCTGCGCGACCTTGCAGGCCTCATCGTCATCGACTTCATCGACATGGAAGAAAAGCGCAACAACCGCTCGGTCGAAAAGCGTCTGAAGGATTGCCTGAAGAACGACCGCGCCCGCATCCAGGTCGGCCGCATCTCGCATTTCGGCCTGCTCGAAATGTCGCGCCAGCGCATTCGCGCCTCGGTTCTGGAAAGCACCACGCAGGTCTGCAGCCATTGCGGCGGCACCGGCCATGTGCGCTCGCAGTCCTCCATCGCCCTGCATGTGCTGCGCGGCGTCGAGGAATACCTGCTTAAGAACACCACCCACAACATCACCGTGCGCACCACGCCGGAAATCGCCCTTTACCTGCTCAACCACAAGCGGGCGACCATCGTCGACTATGAGAAGCGCTTTGGCCTTGCCATCGTGATTGCCGCCGATGCATCGGTGGGCGGCCAGCATTTTGCCATTGATCGCGGCGAAGCCGTTGAAAACCCGGTCAAGATCGAAAGCCTGATCCTGCCCGAGCTGGAACCCGAAGATGATGATCCCATCGTTTTCGACGACGAGATCGAGGAAGAGGAAGAGGTCGTCCAGAAGCCGAAGCCGGCTGCTGCTGCGGCTGAACCCGCTGCCGCCCGTTCGGGAGACGCTGCCCGTTCGGATGAACAGGGCAACCGCAAGCGCAAGCGCCGTCGGCGTCGGCGTGGCGGCAAGGGCAATGGCGAGCGCAACGAGGACGATTCGCTGAACCAGGATGCCGAGGCCGGTGACAACCAGTCCGACGACCTGGACGAAGATGGCGATGACGCCGATACCAATGGTGCCGCCAACGGTGAATCGGCATCGGAATCGGAAGAAAGCCAGCGCCGCAAGCGCCGCCGTCGTGGCAAGCGCGGTGGTCGCCGCAGCCGTGAGGACGGTCCGGAAAATGGGACTGAGGCAGGTGACGGTCCGTCGGATGAAGATGGCGACGAGGCTGAGGCCGGCGACAACACGACATCGGCAGAGGCAACCGAAGCCGCAGGCGAGACCGTCGCTGAACAGGCACCCGGGTCCGTAGCCGCCGTTGCCGAAGAGCCGGTCAAGCCGGCCAGGGCAAAGCGCTCCCGCAAGCCGAAGTCCACGGTTGAAGAGCCGGAAGCCCCGGCATCGACCGCCGCTGAACTGGAAGCAGACGCAGGCGTTTCCGAGCCTCTCGCAGAGCCCGAAAGCCCTGCCGGGGTTGCGGCGGAAAGCGCAGAAACCGACGAGGCAAAGCCCGCCCGCGCCAATCGCGGAACGAATGTCGCCTCGTCCGAACCGGTGGTCCGCTCGGCGGCATCCGACAAGGGCGAGGACGGCAAGCCGAAGAAGGCCGGCTGGTGGCAGCGCCGCGGGTTCTTCTGA
- a CDS encoding N-acetylmuramoyl-L-alanine amidase: protein MSHDFRRWRFAALLVLGLSPVAPCHAADATVSGATEKIGDRALTVSAARLNARGTQVKLELDFDAKPNFRLHYVDTPPRLILDFPRTLFTLPDKAVPPQGLVTSVRYGTMGEGQARLVLALSHPVKVVRLVAEPFQKGVGSHLILEGEKVSTADYRTLLSTQTWDDPAPAFKAGDTPPPDAAPTAGPFLVAVDAGHGGIDTGATGSDGTTLEKDITLAFARALVENLNAEPGIHAFLTRGKDEFLSLSERVQIARDRKASLFISFHADTLNEDGIRGATVYTISDKASDSLAASIAERENLSDEIAGLKFAAEPEEVADILLDLTRRETQAFSVTFAQQVIQSFKGEVELINNPQRSAGFRVLRAPEIPSILLELGFLSNEKDEALLLSDPWRQKIASLLTAAVVAYHKAPSVTATGNGP from the coding sequence TTGAGCCATGATTTCCGTCGCTGGCGGTTCGCCGCCCTGCTTGTCCTCGGGCTGTCCCCGGTCGCGCCCTGCCATGCAGCGGACGCCACGGTTTCAGGCGCGACCGAAAAAATCGGCGACAGGGCCCTGACGGTGTCCGCCGCACGTCTCAACGCCAGAGGTACGCAGGTCAAGCTGGAGCTTGATTTCGATGCGAAACCCAATTTCAGGCTGCATTATGTCGATACGCCGCCGCGCCTGATCCTCGATTTCCCGAGAACCCTCTTCACCCTGCCGGACAAAGCCGTGCCGCCGCAGGGGCTGGTGACCTCGGTGCGCTATGGCACGATGGGCGAGGGGCAGGCGCGTCTGGTCCTCGCCCTGTCGCATCCGGTCAAGGTGGTAAGGCTGGTGGCGGAACCGTTTCAGAAGGGCGTGGGGTCACATCTGATTCTCGAGGGTGAAAAGGTGTCGACCGCTGACTACCGGACCCTGCTTTCCACCCAGACCTGGGATGATCCAGCGCCAGCCTTCAAGGCAGGCGACACCCCGCCGCCGGACGCTGCGCCGACCGCCGGGCCGTTTCTGGTGGCTGTCGATGCCGGTCATGGCGGTATCGACACCGGGGCGACCGGATCGGATGGCACGACACTCGAAAAGGACATCACCCTCGCCTTTGCCCGGGCGCTGGTTGAAAACCTCAATGCCGAGCCCGGCATCCATGCCTTCCTCACCCGCGGCAAGGATGAATTTCTGTCGCTGTCCGAGCGGGTGCAGATTGCCCGGGACCGCAAGGCGAGCCTGTTCATCTCGTTTCACGCCGACACGCTGAACGAGGATGGCATCCGGGGGGCGACCGTCTACACGATTTCAGACAAGGCCTCCGACAGTCTGGCGGCGAGCATCGCGGAACGGGAAAACCTGTCGGACGAGATCGCGGGGCTGAAATTTGCCGCCGAACCGGAAGAGGTGGCGGATATCCTGCTCGACCTGACGCGGCGCGAAACCCAGGCCTTTTCAGTGACTTTCGCCCAGCAGGTGATTCAATCCTTCAAGGGCGAGGTCGAACTGATCAACAATCCGCAACGTTCCGCAGGCTTTCGCGTGCTGCGCGCGCCGGAGATTCCCTCGATCCTGCTGGAACTGGGATTCCTGTCGAACGAGAAGGATGAAGCCCTGCTGTTGAGCGACCCCTGGCGCCAGAAGATCGCCTCGCTGCTGACGGCAGCCGTGGTCGCCTACCACAAGGCCCCTTCGGTGACCGCAACAGGAAACGGTCCCTGA
- a CDS encoding penicillin-binding protein 1A, protein MVRLIGYLFGLASVLFFIAAAGVGIYLHNISRALPDYEVLNSYEPPVMTRIHAGNGALISEYAHERRLFVPIQAIPDRVKAAFLSAEDKNFYNHPGIDVYGLGRAILVNLKSFGSGRRPVGASTITQQVAKNFLLSSDQTIDRKVKEAILSFRIEQTYSKDKILELYLNEIFFGLNSYGIASAALTYFDKSVTELTIAETAYLASLPKGPSNYNPFRHPDAAMERRNWVIDRMVENGYVSKADGEDAKKQPLGVVTRKTGNYILASDYFAAEVRRQIIERYGEKQLFEGGLSIRTSLDPTLQAFATKSLQDALVQYDQRRGFHGVTATIDTTGDWGTALAARSAFYDVPTWKLAVVLSVSADEVDIGLQPDKDGAGKVLPARTLGHIAADDMKWAYNSAEPGVKDAKSPEGVLKAGDVIFVEATGEDPNSSAYKLRQAPKVQGGFVAMDPHTGRVLALAGGFSYAQSEFNRATQAMRQPGSSFKPFVYAAALDNGYTPASVIMDAPIEIVSGGQVWRPQNYEGESGGPATLRFGIEKSRNLMTVRLANDMGMDLVAEYAERFGIYDKMLPVLAMSLGSGETTVLRMVSAYSVIANGGKQIKPSLIDRIQDRYGKTIFRHEERTCTECNVPDWTGQPEPQLADNREQVLDPMTAYQITSMMQGVITRGTAAGKIKLDRDVAGKTGTTNDEKDAWFVGFTPDVVAGLYIGYDTPTPLGHGMTGGQLAAPVFNTFMNEAVKGTPPSRFIVPEGLTRIAVNRKTGMLALQGEPDAIDEFFKPGTGPASTFTIIGADSTLAPEEILKTSPQANQAVTGGGGGLF, encoded by the coding sequence ATGGTCAGACTGATTGGATATCTCTTCGGCTTAGCCTCCGTGCTGTTCTTCATCGCGGCGGCGGGCGTCGGCATTTATCTGCACAACATTTCCCGGGCACTGCCGGATTACGAAGTGCTGAACAGCTACGAACCCCCGGTCATGACCCGCATTCATGCGGGCAACGGGGCGCTGATCTCCGAATATGCCCATGAGCGGCGGCTTTTCGTGCCGATCCAGGCCATACCTGATCGTGTCAAGGCGGCCTTCCTGTCGGCGGAAGACAAGAATTTCTACAATCACCCCGGCATCGACGTCTACGGCCTTGGCCGCGCCATCCTTGTCAATCTGAAATCCTTCGGCTCCGGTCGCCGTCCCGTCGGCGCATCGACCATTACCCAGCAGGTTGCCAAGAACTTCCTGCTGTCCTCCGACCAGACCATCGATCGCAAGGTGAAGGAAGCAATCCTCTCCTTTCGTATCGAACAGACCTATTCGAAGGACAAGATCCTCGAACTCTATCTGAACGAAATCTTCTTCGGCCTGAATTCCTACGGCATTGCGTCCGCCGCACTCACCTATTTCGACAAATCGGTGACCGAACTGACGATTGCCGAGACCGCCTATCTCGCCTCGCTGCCGAAGGGGCCGTCGAACTACAACCCCTTCCGGCACCCGGACGCGGCCATGGAGCGGCGCAACTGGGTGATCGACCGGATGGTCGAGAATGGCTATGTCAGCAAGGCGGATGGCGAGGACGCCAAGAAGCAGCCGCTGGGTGTCGTCACCCGCAAGACCGGCAATTACATTCTTGCCTCGGATTATTTCGCGGCAGAAGTCCGCCGCCAGATCATCGAGCGCTACGGCGAAAAGCAGCTGTTTGAAGGCGGACTGTCGATCCGCACCTCGCTCGACCCGACGCTGCAGGCCTTTGCCACCAAATCGCTGCAGGATGCGCTGGTGCAATATGACCAGCGCCGTGGCTTCCATGGCGTGACGGCCACGATCGACACAACCGGTGACTGGGGCACCGCACTGGCGGCGCGCAGCGCATTCTATGATGTTCCGACCTGGAAACTGGCCGTCGTCCTGTCGGTCTCCGCCGACGAGGTGGATATCGGTCTGCAGCCGGACAAGGATGGCGCAGGCAAGGTTCTGCCCGCCCGAACCCTCGGCCACATCGCCGCCGACGACATGAAATGGGCCTATAATTCCGCCGAGCCGGGCGTCAAGGATGCGAAATCGCCGGAAGGCGTGCTGAAGGCAGGCGATGTGATCTTCGTCGAGGCTACAGGCGAGGACCCGAATTCCTCTGCCTACAAGCTGCGCCAGGCCCCGAAGGTGCAGGGCGGCTTTGTCGCGATGGATCCGCATACGGGCCGCGTTCTGGCGCTGGCCGGGGGCTTCTCCTATGCCCAGTCGGAATTCAACCGCGCCACCCAGGCGATGCGCCAGCCCGGCTCCTCCTTCAAGCCCTTCGTCTATGCCGCGGCACTCGACAATGGCTATACGCCAGCCTCGGTGATCATGGATGCGCCGATCGAGATCGTCTCCGGTGGCCAGGTCTGGCGTCCGCAGAACTATGAGGGCGAGAGCGGCGGCCCGGCCACGCTGCGTTTCGGCATCGAGAAATCGCGCAACCTGATGACCGTGCGGCTCGCCAATGACATGGGCATGGATCTGGTGGCGGAATATGCCGAACGCTTTGGCATCTATGACAAGATGCTGCCGGTGCTGGCGATGTCGCTGGGCTCAGGTGAAACCACCGTGCTGCGCATGGTCTCGGCCTATTCTGTGATCGCCAATGGCGGCAAGCAGATCAAGCCGTCGCTGATCGACCGGATTCAGGACCGTTATGGCAAGACGATCTTCCGCCACGAAGAGCGCACCTGCACCGAATGCAATGTGCCCGACTGGACCGGCCAGCCCGAACCGCAGCTTGCCGACAATCGCGAGCAGGTGCTTGACCCGATGACCGCCTACCAGATCACCTCGATGATGCAGGGCGTCATTACCCGCGGCACGGCGGCGGGCAAGATCAAGCTCGACCGGGATGTGGCAGGCAAGACCGGCACCACCAATGACGAAAAGGATGCGTGGTTCGTCGGCTTTACGCCGGATGTGGTGGCCGGTCTCTACATCGGCTATGACACCCCGACGCCGCTTGGCCATGGCATGACCGGCGGCCAGCTCGCCGCACCCGTGTTCAACACCTTCATGAACGAGGCCGTCAAGGGCACCCCGCCCAGCCGATTCATCGTGCCCGAGGGACTGACCCGCATCGCCGTCAACCGCAAGACCGGCATGCTGGCGTTGCAGGGCGAACCGGATGCCATCGACGAGTTCTTCAAGCCCGGCACCGGCCCGGCCAGCACCTTCACCATCATCGGCGCCGACAGCACGCTGGCGCCCGAGGAAATCCTGAAAACCTCGCCGCAGGCAAACCAGGCGGTGACCGGCGGCGGCGGCGGGCTGTTCTGA
- the prfB gene encoding peptide chain release factor 2 (programmed frameshift) — protein sequence MRAEIENIVDEIKQAISLLRRHLDWDQAVRRLDWLNNKAEDPNLWNDAQEAQKLMRERQQLEDSIGGVRRLEQQLNDNIELISMGEEEGDQSVITDAEDTLKTLKVESDRQQVEAMLSGEADGNDTYVEVHSGAGGTESQDWANMLLRMYTRWAEKQRFKVELLEVHDGEEAGIKSATLLVKGHNAYGWLKTESGVHRLVRISPYDSNARRHTSFSSIWVYPVVDDSIQIDINESDCRIDTYRSSGAGGQHVNTTDSAVRITHIPTGIVVQCQQERSQHKNKAKAWDMLRSRMYEAELKKREDAANAEAASKTDIGWGHQIRSYVLQPYQLVKDLRTGVESTAPQDVLDGDVSPFMEAALAHRISGKADAAVSDLD from the exons ATGCGAGCGGAAATCGAGAATATTGTCGACGAGATCAAGCAGGCCATAAGCCTGCTGAGGAGGCATCTT GACTGGGATCAGGCGGTAAGACGACTGGACTGGTTGAACAACAAGGCGGAAGATCCAAACCTCTGGAACGACGCCCAGGAAGCCCAGAAGCTGATGCGCGAGCGCCAGCAGCTGGAAGACAGCATTGGCGGCGTGCGGCGCCTCGAGCAGCAGCTGAACGACAATATCGAGCTGATTTCCATGGGTGAGGAAGAGGGCGACCAGTCCGTCATCACCGATGCCGAAGACACGTTGAAGACGCTGAAGGTCGAATCGGACCGGCAGCAGGTCGAGGCCATGCTGTCGGGCGAAGCCGACGGCAACGACACCTATGTCGAAGTGCATTCCGGTGCCGGTGGCACGGAAAGCCAGGACTGGGCCAACATGTTGCTGCGCATGTATACCCGCTGGGCCGAGAAGCAGCGCTTCAAGGTGGAACTGCTCGAAGTCCATGACGGCGAAGAAGCCGGCATCAAGTCCGCGACCCTGCTGGTCAAGGGCCACAATGCCTATGGCTGGCTGAAGACCGAATCGGGCGTGCACCGGCTGGTGCGCATTTCGCCCTATGACAGCAATGCCCGCCGCCACACGTCCTTCTCGTCGATCTGGGTCTATCCGGTCGTCGATGATTCGATCCAGATCGACATCAACGAAAGCGACTGCCGGATCGATACCTACCGGTCGTCGGGTGCCGGCGGCCAGCACGTCAACACCACGGACTCGGCGGTCCGCATCACCCATATCCCGACCGGGATCGTGGTGCAGTGCCAGCAGGAGCGTTCGCAGCACAAGAACAAGGCCAAGGCCTGGGACATGCTGCGCTCGCGCATGTATGAGGCAGAGCTGAAGAAGCGCGAGGATGCCGCCAATGCGGAGGCCGCCTCGAAGACGGATATCGGCTGGGGCCACCAGATCCGCTCCTACGTGCTGCAGCCCTACCAGCTGGTCAAAGACCTCAGGACCGGTGTCGAAAGCACCGCCCCGCAGGATGTGCTCGACGGCGATGTCAGCCCCTTCATGGAGGCAGCCCTTGCTCACCGGATCAGCGGCAAGGCGGATGCCGCAGTCTCCGATCTCGACTGA
- a CDS encoding NAD kinase, with product MQALPSIAFIASPAEIAQAALAELVALYGNLPMDEADVVVALGGDGFMLQTLHNTMNSGKQIYGMNRGSVGFLMNDYRADDLPARIGQAVENKFHPLKMTVLDASGAVTTALAINEVSLFRQSYQAAKLRVEIDGKLRLEELTCDGLLAATPVGSTAYNLSAHGPILPLEAPLIALTPVSAYRPRRWRGALLPDKVSIDIHVLEPDKRPVNAVADHNEVKSVTHVRISQSDVVTARILSDPDRSWSDRILAEQFSY from the coding sequence ATGCAGGCTTTGCCTTCCATCGCGTTCATCGCCTCTCCGGCGGAAATTGCCCAGGCGGCGCTCGCCGAACTGGTGGCGCTTTATGGCAATCTGCCGATGGACGAGGCGGATGTGGTGGTGGCACTGGGCGGCGACGGCTTCATGCTGCAGACGCTGCACAACACGATGAATTCCGGCAAGCAGATCTACGGGATGAATCGCGGTTCGGTCGGCTTCCTGATGAATGATTACCGGGCCGATGACCTGCCCGCGCGGATCGGCCAAGCGGTCGAAAACAAGTTTCATCCGCTGAAAATGACCGTGCTGGATGCGTCCGGCGCGGTGACGACGGCGCTTGCCATCAACGAGGTCTCGCTGTTCCGGCAATCCTACCAGGCGGCCAAGCTCCGGGTGGAAATCGATGGCAAGCTGCGGCTGGAGGAACTGACCTGCGACGGGCTGCTGGCCGCAACCCCCGTCGGCTCCACCGCCTATAACCTCTCCGCCCATGGGCCGATCCTGCCGCTGGAAGCGCCGCTGATTGCGCTCACCCCCGTCAGCGCCTACCGCCCGCGCCGCTGGCGGGGTGCGCTGCTGCCGGACAAGGTGTCGATCGACATCCACGTGCTGGAGCCGGACAAGCGGCCGGTGAATGCGGTTGCCGATCATAACGAAGTGAAATCCGTCACCCATGTCCGCATCAGCCAGTCGGATGTGGTGACGGCCCGCATCCTGTCCGATCCCGACCGCTCGTGGTCCGACCGCATCCTTGCCGAGCAGTTTTCCTACTGA
- a CDS encoding RidA family protein: MSAEARLKSLGIILPEVPSPKGTYVPGTVHNGILYLSGAGPLLEDGTFACGVVGRDFTVEDACQHARRTGLVLLAAARQLLGSLDRVERVLNVHGMINAIPGFGDHPAVLNGCSDLFVDVFGDPGRHARAAVGMTSLPINISVEITAVMAVRG; the protein is encoded by the coding sequence ATGAGCGCTGAAGCAAGACTGAAAAGCCTGGGCATCATCCTGCCGGAGGTCCCGAGCCCCAAGGGCACCTATGTCCCCGGCACGGTGCATAACGGCATCCTCTACCTCTCGGGTGCGGGGCCGCTGCTCGAAGACGGAACCTTTGCCTGCGGTGTGGTGGGCCGGGACTTCACCGTTGAGGACGCCTGTCAGCACGCCCGGCGCACCGGTCTTGTCCTCCTGGCCGCCGCCCGGCAACTGCTCGGTTCGCTCGACCGGGTCGAGCGGGTGCTGAATGTCCATGGCATGATCAATGCCATCCCCGGCTTCGGCGATCACCCCGCCGTTCTCAACGGCTGCTCGGATCTGTTCGTGGACGTCTTCGGCGACCCCGGCCGCCACGCCCGCGCCGCCGTCGGCATGACCTCCCTGCCGATCAACATTTCCGTCGAAATCACGGCGGTGATGGCGGTGCGGGGGTAG
- a CDS encoding DMT family transporter encodes MQNRTMLGVLFLCIGVLVFSLQDAIIKKVSGSYALSEVVSIRCLVSVPILFVIVHWEAGLSALRSRNFRALLFRAAIMLCAYTTYYLAFPALKLADAVALYFTVPLFMLAMAAMFLGEKVGWRRISAVLIGFAGVIVMLRPGAGVFEPAALLSLFSAATYGFSMLMARKLGCEEKASVMAFYQNGVYLAGALGFALVLHLTGTHSAHHPSLNFLVRPWTMPPTGDFLLIASCGVIAAIGMMFLTHAYRIAKASIVVSFEYTGLLWSPLWGFLFFGEVPYITTLYGAALIIGGGLFALTSPAARDDAAEAGQAT; translated from the coding sequence ATGCAGAACCGAACCATGCTTGGCGTCCTGTTTCTCTGCATCGGGGTGCTGGTATTCTCTTTGCAGGATGCGATCATCAAGAAGGTGTCCGGCTCCTATGCCCTGAGCGAAGTGGTGTCGATCCGCTGCCTGGTCTCCGTGCCGATCCTGTTTGTCATCGTCCATTGGGAGGCCGGGCTGTCGGCGCTCCGGTCGCGCAATTTCCGGGCGCTGCTGTTCCGCGCGGCGATCATGCTGTGTGCCTACACCACCTATTATCTCGCCTTCCCGGCGCTGAAACTCGCCGACGCGGTGGCGCTCTATTTCACCGTGCCGCTGTTCATGCTGGCGATGGCCGCGATGTTTCTCGGGGAAAAGGTCGGCTGGCGGCGGATTTCAGCCGTTCTCATCGGCTTTGCCGGGGTAATCGTCATGCTGCGGCCCGGTGCAGGCGTCTTTGAACCGGCAGCGCTGCTGTCGCTGTTTTCCGCCGCCACCTACGGCTTTTCCATGCTGATGGCGCGCAAGCTCGGCTGCGAGGAAAAGGCCTCGGTGATGGCCTTCTACCAGAATGGCGTCTACCTCGCCGGTGCGCTGGGCTTTGCACTCGTGCTGCATCTGACCGGCACCCACAGCGCCCACCATCCCTCGCTGAATTTCCTCGTGCGGCCCTGGACCATGCCGCCAACGGGTGATTTCCTGCTGATTGCCTCCTGCGGGGTGATCGCCGCCATCGGCATGATGTTCCTTACCCATGCCTACCGGATCGCCAAGGCCAGCATCGTCGTGTCCTTCGAATATACCGGCCTGCTCTGGTCGCCGCTCTGGGGTTTCCTGTTTTTCGGCGAGGTGCCTTACATTACCACGCTCTACGGCGCGGCGCTGATCATCGGCGGCGGCCTGTTTGCGCTGACCTCGCCCGCCGCACGCGATGATGCCGCTGAGGCGGGACAGGCCACATGA
- a CDS encoding alkylphosphonate utilization protein, whose amino-acid sequence MDVRDCNGTKLAEGDNVTLIKDLKVKGTSETLKRGTMIKGIHLTDNEDEVECRHAKIKGLVLRTEFLKKA is encoded by the coding sequence ATGGATGTGCGCGACTGCAATGGCACCAAGCTTGCCGAAGGCGACAATGTCACGCTGATCAAGGACCTGAAGGTCAAGGGCACCTCGGAAACCCTGAAGCGTGGCACGATGATCAAGGGCATCCACCTCACCGACAACGAAGATGAAGTCGAATGCCGCCACGCCAAGATCAAGGGCCTGGTGCTGCGCACGGAATTCCTGAAGAAGGCGTAA
- a CDS encoding AprI/Inh family metalloprotease inhibitor, whose product MTRMNARLFRLVLCGGLLAGSAVLARANDALDPEVIKAQTGDWLLAAQDGKPGCVLSLKADETIGGYAVEHADACAATRPSLAEVSAWNFDGDGGVVLIDALRKVKGRFASGEGSPLMETGDDSEHLIMVPAEPGIDHFPSPADLKGKWVMQRPSGEALCTVDLNDSKDDSDNYGLTLDKACKPDVRKLKFSSWMIEAGNLIFMGSDGTSLDFQMSPKGFVKNKAERGKPLVMVRP is encoded by the coding sequence ATGACACGAATGAATGCACGCCTGTTCCGTCTGGTTTTGTGTGGAGGCCTGCTTGCGGGCAGCGCCGTTCTGGCAAGGGCTAACGACGCACTGGACCCGGAGGTGATCAAGGCGCAGACCGGCGACTGGCTTTTGGCGGCGCAAGACGGCAAGCCGGGCTGCGTCTTGTCGCTCAAGGCCGACGAAACCATTGGCGGCTATGCCGTCGAACATGCCGATGCCTGTGCGGCAACGCGCCCGTCGCTTGCCGAAGTGTCCGCCTGGAATTTCGACGGAGACGGCGGCGTGGTGCTGATCGACGCGCTGCGCAAGGTGAAGGGGCGCTTTGCCTCCGGCGAGGGCAGCCCGCTGATGGAGACCGGCGATGATTCCGAACACCTGATCATGGTGCCCGCCGAACCCGGTATCGACCACTTCCCCTCGCCCGCCGATCTCAAGGGCAAGTGGGTGATGCAGCGCCCCTCCGGCGAGGCGCTCTGCACCGTCGACCTCAACGACAGCAAGGACGATTCGGATAATTATGGCCTGACGCTCGACAAGGCCTGCAAGCCGGATGTCCGCAAACTGAAATTTTCCAGCTGGATGATCGAGGCCGGCAACCTGATCTTCATGGGCTCCGACGGCACGTCCCTCGATTTCCAGATGTCGCCGAAGGGGTTCGTGAAAAACAAGGCCGAACGCGGCAAGCCGCTGGTCATGGTGAGGCCGTAA